In Gossypium arboreum isolate Shixiya-1 chromosome 6, ASM2569848v2, whole genome shotgun sequence, the following are encoded in one genomic region:
- the LOC108484834 gene encoding uncharacterized protein LOC108484834 — protein MSTLAVEKLVHKGCDAYLAYILDPKVDSAALQNIRVVKEFLDVFSKELPRLPPKREVDFGIELLPKATLVSTSPYRMLPKELKAKLQELLDCGFIRPILTQAPVLIQPESGKDYVVYSDASHSGLGYVLMQGRKGHYLYGERCVIYADHKSLKYLLTQKELNLRQRLWIKLLKDYDCTIEYHSSRANAVADALSKKSMLELREMFAKLSLYDNFGLLAKLQVRTLIKEIKLKFCVPSDLELRQSILREAHSSSYAMHPRGSKMYRDLCAQYWWLGMKHDVADFVARCLTCQQVKVEHQFPLCFLQSIQVPQRK, from the exons ATGTCCACCTTGGCAGTAGAGAAGTTGGTCCATAAGGGGTGTGATGCCTATCTCGCATACATCTTGGACCCAAAAGTGGATAGTGCTGCATTGCAGAACATTCGTGTagtgaaggaatttcttgatgtTTTTTCTAAGGAGTTGCCACGTCTACCTCCTAAACGTGAGGTCGATTTTGGAATTGAGTTACTACCTAAGGCAACACTGGTGTCCACTTCACCCTATCGCATGTTACCTAAGGAACTTAAGGCTAAGTTACAAGAATTGTTGGATTGTGGCTTCATAAGGCCAA TTTTGACTCAAGCACCAGTCTTGATTCAACCTGAGTCTGGGAAAGATTacgtggtttatagtgatgcatcccatTCTGGTCTTGGATACGTGTTGATGCAAGGTAGGAAG GGACACTATCTTTATGGGGAGAGATGTGTCATCTATgcagaccataagagtcttaaatatctcCTCACCCAAAAGGAGTTGAACTTAAGACAGAGGCTTTGGATCAAACTTCTGAAAGATTATGACTGTACTATCGAGTACCATTCGAGTAGGGCTAATGCTGTGGCAGATGCGTTGAGTAAGAAGTCTATGTTAGAGTTGAGGGAAATGTTTGCTAAGTTGAGTTTATATGATAATTTTGGTTTGCTTGCGAAGTTACAAGTGCGAACTTTGATTAAGGAGATTAAGCTGAA ATTCTGTGTGCCTTCTGATTTGGAGTTGAGGCAATCTATACTTCGGGAAGCGCATAGTAGTtcctatgctatgcatcctagaggTAGTAAGATGTATAGAGATCTTTGTGCGCAGTATTGGTGGTTGGGAATGAAACATGATGTGGCAGACTTTGTGGCTAGATGTTTGACATGCCAACAAGTCAAGGTTGAACACCAATTTCCTTTGTGTTTCCTCCAGTCTATTCAAGTACCTCAGAGGAAGTGA